The Halorubrum salinarum genome segment CCGGGCGTCCCGGTCGTCGCCACGACGCCGGACGACCGCGTCCGCCGCCAGCTCGCGCTCTCGTGGGGGGTCCGTCCCGTGCTGACCGAGTACGCCCACGACATGGAGGGGATCCTCGACAACGCGGTCGACGCCGCGCTCGACCGCGGCGGCGCCGCGTCCGGCGACACCCTCGTGGTCCTCTCCGGCATGCTCACCGAGTTCGAGGGGACGAACACGACGAACACGCTGAAGGTCCACGTCGCCGCTGAGACGCTCGTGACGGGGAAGGCGGTCGTCGCCGGCCGCGTCGCCGCCCCGGTCCACCGGACCGCGGACGGCGACCTCGACGCGCTGCCGGCGGGCTCCGTCGTCGCGCTCGGCGCCGACTTCGACGGGGAGTTCTCCGGCGACCTCGACCGGATCGCCGGCATCATCGACGCCCGCGAGGGGATGACCGGCTACCCCGCCGTCGTCGCCCGCGAGCTCGGCGTCCCGATGGTCTCCGGGGCCGGTCTCCCCGACTCGGTCGCGGACGGAACGACCGTGACCGTCGACGGCGAGCGCGGCGTCGTCTACGACGGCGACGTGCTCCGGGCGGCCCGCGAGCGGTAGGCCGCGCCCGATCCCGCCGACACAGCGTCGCCCGACGCGCCGCCACCCAACACGCCCCCACCCGACGCGCTGCCATCGGCGTGACCGCCACGGCCCCGCGCCGCTCGCGCCCGCCAGCCATTTATTACGGAGTCGCGTAGGCCCGGCCATGAGCGACGAATCCGGCGACGACGCCCGCGACGAGCGCGCGTCCGACACCGCGGAGTCGACGGAGTTCGGCGACCGCAGCCGGGCCAACGACGCCGGCGACGAGGAGCCGGACGACGGCGGCGAGTGGCGCTTCTCTGTCGACGACGTGGGGCCGAACGGCGTCACCGAGGACACCGCCACCCCGGCGGACGAGCCGATAGAGCCGGGCGACGTGGACCTCGAACACGCGGCCTTCGTCGTCCTCGGCGTCGCGCTCACCGTCGGGACCCTGCTGGTCGGCTTCTGAACGCGCGGTCGACGACCCGGACCGCCGAGGGCGCCGCCGACCGACGGCGCCGCGGCCGCGCGCACCACCACTTATCAGGCCGCGGCCGTAGGACCGACTATGAACGCGCTCGCACAGTCCGGGCTCCTCTCCCCGGACACCCTCCCGCTCCTACTCCTGACCGCGGGGCTGCTGCTCTCGATGGCGGAGGCGCTCGCGCCGGGGGCGAACTTCATCGTCGTCGGCATCGCGCTCATCGGCGCGGGGCTCGGCGGCCTGCTCCTGGCGTCGTTCGGCGTCGCCGGCGCGCTCCTCACGCTGCTCATGGCGCTCCTCACGCTCGCGTTCGGCGCCGCCGCCTTCTACGGCTACCACGAGTTCGACCTCTACGGCGGGAAAGGGCAACAACAGACCAGCGACAGCGACTCGCTGAAGGGGAAGACGGGGACGGTCACGGAACGGGTGACCCCCACGGGCGGCGAGGTGAAGCTCGCCGGCGGCGGCTTCAACCCCCACTACTCCGCCCGGTCGATGGAGGGAACGATCGACGAGGGCGAGGAGGTGATGGTGGTCGACCCGGGCGGCGGCAACGTCGTCACCGTCGAGTCGATGGGGTACGTCGAGGACGACATCGACCGCGAGCTGGCGGCCGACCGCGCCCGCAAGGCCGCCGCGAACGAGGCGGCGGAGGCGGACGACGCGGACGAGGTCGAGCGGGAGACCGAACTCGACCGGGAGTGACGCGGGCGGCCGGGCGCCGCCCCGGAGCTGTGAGCGGAAAAGCACTTGTCCGTCGGCGGGGACCACCCGACGATGCCCTCCCCGCTCGCCGCCCTCGCGAGTCTGCCCGGCAGCCTCATCGACCGCGTCCGCGACGCCTTCGGCTCCCCCCGAGCCGGGACCGTCGCGGTCGCGATGCTGGTCGTCGTCACGATCGGCACCAGTGTCGGAATCATCGCGCTCGGGGCCGTCTTCGACGCGACGGTCGACCAGCAGATCACGGTCGACAACCCGGATCGCCCCTCGGAGTCGACCTGCGAGACGTTCGGCGACGACCCCGACTCCGTGATCGGCGAGCAGTGCGACGAGCCGAAGCGGATCGAGGTCGACGCGGGCGAGGAACTACGGGACGCCGCGGGCGGGTACATCCACTACGGCCTGCTGGGCGTGCCGCTCTGGTGGGTGGTGTTCGCGCTCGCGCTCCACGTCGGGGCGCTCGTCGCCGGCGGCTCCGGCTCCGTCGCCGACTCCTTCGTGATCGCCGGGTGGGCCCTCGGCGCGGAGCTGCTCCGGCTCGGCGCCGGGATCGTCGCGATCTGGTACACGCTCTCGAACGCGACGCCCGCGGGGTCGTCGTTCGAGGCGCTCACGACGGACCTCGTCGCCGCGATCACGAGCGCGACGGGCCCGCTGCTGGTCGCGTCCGCGGTAGCGATCGCGGTCCAGTGGGTCGTGGTCGTCGGCGGGCTGGAGGCCGAACACGACCTCGGTCGCGGGGCGGCGGCGGGCGTGGCGACGTTCTTCGCCGCGATCGCGCTCGTGATCGCGGCGGTTTGAGTCCCACCGGACCGGTCGGCCGCGCCAGCCGCGGGGACGCCGGCGACCGCGGATTCGGGAGTTTTTATGCCACCGGCGCTCCCCCTCTCGGTATGATCCTGTCCGACGCCGACATCCTCGACCGGCTCGCTGAGGGCGACCTCGCGATCGAGCCGCTCGACGACGTCGACCAGCAGGTCCAGCCGGCGAGCGTGGACCTACGGCTCGGCGAGCGGTTCCTGGAGTTCCAGCGCACCAACATCCCCTGTATCCACCCGACCGACGCGGGCGAGGTGAGCGAGTACGTCACCGAGACGACCGTCGACGAGGGCGACGAGTTCATCCTCCACCCCGGTGACTTCGTCCTCGGGACGACCGCCGAGCGCGTCGCGATCCCGGACGACCTCGTCGCCCACGTCGAGGGGCGCTCGTCGCTCGGCCGGCTCGCGATCGTCGTCCACGCGACCGCGGGGCTGTGCGACCCCGGCTACGAGGGGCAGATCACGCTCGAACTCTCGAACCTCGGCACCGCGCCCGTGGCGCTCTCGCCGGGCATGCGCGTGTCGCAGCTCACCTTCACGGAGCTGAAGCGGCCCGCAGAGCGACCGTACGGCGCCGAACGCGGCTCGAAGTACCAGGGACAGGACGGGCCGCAGGCGTCGCGGATCGGCGACGACCCCGAGTTCGCGGGCGAGGCGGGCGACGGACGCGAGGGCGGCGACGGACCCGAGAGCGGCGGAGGAGGGACGCGTTCGGGAGGTGACACCCGATGAGGTTCATCGAGGAGGTCGTCGTCGACGAGTTCCTGCCGACCGTCCGCTCGATGCTCGCGGAGGACCTCCGCGACCGCGGGTTCACGCAGTCGGAGGTCGCGTCGGCGCTCGGCATCTCGCAGTCGGCCGTGTCGAAGTACGCTGCCGGCGACGTGGCGAGACACGAGCGGATCGTCGCCGACGAGCGCGTGCGCGACCTCGTCGAGCGGGTCGGCGAGGGGCTCGCGAGCGGCGACCTCACACCGGTGGCCGCGCTCGTGGAGATCGAGGTGCTGATCCGCCAGCTGGAGGAGGGGGACCTGCTCGCGGACCTCCACGAGGCGGCGATGCCCGCGCTCGCCGACGCCGACGTCGAGTTCTCCGTTCACGACCCCGACAGCGGGCTCCGGGAGCGCGAGCGGGTCCTCACCTCGGTCCGCCGCGGGCTCCGCACGCTGACGAACGCCTCGGGCTTCGCCGGGCTCATCCCGAACGTCGGGGCGAACGTGGCGGAGTGTGTCGACGACGCCCGAGCGATCGACGACGTGGCCGCGGTTCCCGGGCGCCTCGTCGACGTGAAGGGCCGGGCGATGGTCCCCGGCGAGCCCGAGTTCGGCGTGAGCGAACACGTCGCGACGGTGCTGCTCGCCGCCCGAGAGGGCGGGGCGACCGCCCGCGGCGCGGTGAACGTCCGGTACGACCCCGACACCGTCGAGGCGCTCGCCGAGTCGCACCCGACCGTCGAGTTCGACGCCGAACGCCCGACGCGCGAGGCGGTCGCGGACGCGGTCGCGGCCGCCGACTCCCCGGCGGACGGGGACGGGGGAACCCTCGTCCTGTACCAGACCGGCGCGGTCGGCATCGAGCCGATCGTGTACGTGCTCGCTCCGACGGCCTCCGAGGCGGCCGCGATCGTCCGCGACATCCTGTAGGCGGGCCGGTCGCCGGTGGCCTACGGCGGTCCACGCGGCGCGCGATCCATGAGAGGTATTCATTAACATACAGGGCCAAGGTCGCGCATGACAGACGCGGACGCGGTTCGGATGGCGGACGACGAGCGCGACGAGTTCCTCGGCCGGTCGGGGACCGGCGTCCTCTCGCTGTCGACGGACGGCGACGAGCCCCCGCACTCGGTCCCGGTGTCGTACGGCTACGACCCGGTCGAGGAGACGTTCTACTTCCGGCTCGCCGTCGGGGCGGACAGCGGAAAGGCGAACGCCGCCGACCGCCGGGTCACGTTCGTCGCCTACGGGCGGGACGACGGGCGGTGGAAGAGCGTGGTGGCGAGCGGCCGGCTGGTGTCGACCAGCGACGACGCCAGCGCGACCGAGTCGCTCGCCGGCCTCGAACGGACGGCGGAGATCCCCATCGTCGACGTCTTCGGCGAGCCGACGAGCGAGGTGGCGTTCGAGTACTACCGGCTCGATCCGGAGCGGCTCACCGGTCGCGCCGAGGGGGCGATGGAGCCCTGAGAGGCTCCGACTGAGGCGGCCGTCGATCCTGGGCGACGCTTTTTAGACGGAACCGCTCGAAGCGTGGGGCGTGACACGGCGTCGACGGTTCGGGATGCGGATGCGCTCCTTCTAGCGGCGGGCGGACCCGTCGCGTCGCCGCCGGCCGGTAACGCGGTCGGCGCCGACGCGGCGGCGAATCCCGTCGCCTTCCCGCAGCGCCCGGACCGTCGACCGCCTCGCCGGCGCCGGCACCGACGACCGCGCGAGCGCCGGTCCCGCCGCGGTCGACGGCCTCGAACCAGCGGGCTTTAGACCCGATCGACCGACACACGACACACACGCACCACATGAGCCACGACGACTACCCCACCGACCGGCCCGCGGTGGTGACCTGTGGACTGCCGTACGCGAACGGCGACCTCCACATCGGCCACCTCCGCACCTACGTCGGCGGCGACGTGTACAGCCGCGCGCTCGACCGACTCGGCCAGGAGACCGCGTTCGTCTCCGGCTCGGACATGCACGGCACGCCCGTCGCGGTCAACGCCGAACAGGAGGGCGTCTCGCCCGAGGCGTTCGCGCTCGACTGGCACGAGCGCTACGCCGAGACGTTCCCGAAGTTCAACGTCGAGTTCGACAACTACGGCCACACCCACGACGAGACGAACACGGCGCTGACCCAGGAGCTCGTCCGCGACCTCGACGAGGCGGGCCACCTCTACGAGAAGGAGATCATGGTCGCGTACGACCCCGTCGACGACCAGTACCTCCCGGACCGCTACGTCGAGGGGACCTGCCCGTACTGCGGCGCCCACGCCCGCGGCGACGAGTGCGACGAGGGGTGCCAGCGCCACCTCGAACCCGGCGAGGTCGAAGACCCCGAGTCGACAATCACCGGCAACCCCGCGGAGTACCGCGAGCGCACCCACCAGTTCTTCGCGGTCTCGGAGTTCGCCGACTACCTCTCCGACTTCCTCGACCGCCTCGAAGGCACCTCGAACGCCCGGAACCAGCCCCGCGAGTGGATCGAGCAGGGGCTCCAGGACTGGTGTATCACCCGCGACATGGACTGGGGGATCGACCTGCCCGGCGAGAACCCGCAGGACCTCGTCTTGTACGTCTGGGTCGACGCCCCGATCGAGTACATCGCCTCGACGAAGCAGTACTCCGAGCGCGTCGGCGCCGACGCCTTCGACTGGGAGGCCGCCTGGAAGGAGGGAGCGAGCGACGAGCACCCGGAGGGCGGCGAGATCGTCCACGTGATCGGCCGCGACATCATCCAGCACCACACGATCTTCTGGCCCGCAATGTTAGAGGCGACCGACCACGCCGAGCCGCGCGCGGTGATGGCGTCCGGCTTCGTCACCCTCGACGGCAAGGGGTTCTCCACGAGCCGCGACCGCGCCGTCTGGGCCGACGAGTACCTCGACGAGGGATTCCACCCCGACCCGCTGCGCTACTACCTCGCGACCAACGGCGGGTTCCAGCAGGACGTGGACTTCTCGTGGGAGAAGTTCGCCGAGCGCGTCAACACCGAGCTGGTGGGGACGGTCGGCAACTTCCTCTACCGCTCGCTCCTCTTCGCCCACCGCAACTACGAGGACGGCCCCGACGCCGACGCGCCGAGCGACGACGTGGCGGCGCGGATCGACGAGGCGGTCGACGAGTTCGCGGCCGCGGTCAACGACTACTCCGTCCGCGCGCTCGGCGACGCCGTCACCGACCTCGCGCGGTACGGCAACGAGTACATCCAGCGCAACGAGCCCTGGAAGCTCGTCGACGAGGAGCCCGTGGAAGCGGAACAGGTCATCTACGACTGCGTCGCGCTCGCGAAGGCGATCGCCGTCCTCTTCGAGCCGCTGGCGCCCGAGAAGAGCGAGCGGCTCTGGGCCCAGCTCGGCGAGCCCGGCTCCGTCCACGAGGCGACCGTCGAGGCGGCTCGCGAGGGCCCCGCCGGAGACCTGAGCGAGCCGACCGAGCTGTTCGAGCAGGTGGAAGACGAGCGCGTCGCGGACCTGAACGAGAAGCTCGAAGCGCGCGTCGCCGAAGCGGAAAGCGACGACGCTGACGACGAGAGCGGCGCTGACGACGAGAGCGGCGCTGACGACGAGAGCGGCGCTGACGACGAGGGCGACGAACCTGACGCTACCGAGGACAACGACATGAGCGACATCGAACCCATCAGCGACGACCGCATCGGCTTCGAACAGTTCCAGGAGCTGGACATCCGCGTCGGCCGCATCGAGGCGGCCGAGGGGATCGAGGGCGCCGACGACCTCGTGGAGCTCACCGTCGACCTCGGCGCGGAGACCCGGACGATCGTCGCGGGGCTCAAGCAGCTCCACGAGGTCAACGAGCTGCCGGACACGAAGGTGATCGTGCTCGCGAACATGGAGAAGGCGGAGCTGTTCGGCGTCGAGTCCAACGGCATGGTGCTGGCGGCCGGCGAGGACGCCGACCTCCTCACCACCTACGAGGACGCCGCGCCCGGCACGAAGGTGAAGTGAGGCCGCGGCGCCCCGCGGACGGCGACGATTCTCGAAGTTTTATTTGACTGACGTGCGACGGCGAGGTATGGCCCTCCTCCGTCGGTTCGAAGCCATGTCGTTTTCCGCACAGCTGATCGCCGTCGCGGTCGTCTGCGACCCGATCGGGTTCGCCGCCGGCTACCTCCTCGCGCCCGAGTTCGGCGTCGAACCGATCCTCGGCGGCGTGTACGGACTCGTGGCCGCGAGCGTCCCGCTGTCGCTGCTCGTGCTCCGCGAGTCCATGTCTGGGTAAGGCGGCGCACGGCC includes the following:
- a CDS encoding DUF7312 domain-containing protein, whose product is MSDESGDDARDERASDTAESTEFGDRSRANDAGDEEPDDGGEWRFSVDDVGPNGVTEDTATPADEPIEPGDVDLEHAAFVVLGVALTVGTLLVGF
- a CDS encoding NfeD family protein, with protein sequence MNALAQSGLLSPDTLPLLLLTAGLLLSMAEALAPGANFIVVGIALIGAGLGGLLLASFGVAGALLTLLMALLTLAFGAAAFYGYHEFDLYGGKGQQQTSDSDSLKGKTGTVTERVTPTGGEVKLAGGGFNPHYSARSMEGTIDEGEEVMVVDPGGGNVVTVESMGYVEDDIDRELAADRARKAAANEAAEADDADEVERETELDRE
- a CDS encoding YIP1 family protein; its protein translation is MPSPLAALASLPGSLIDRVRDAFGSPRAGTVAVAMLVVVTIGTSVGIIALGAVFDATVDQQITVDNPDRPSESTCETFGDDPDSVIGEQCDEPKRIEVDAGEELRDAAGGYIHYGLLGVPLWWVVFALALHVGALVAGGSGSVADSFVIAGWALGAELLRLGAGIVAIWYTLSNATPAGSSFEALTTDLVAAITSATGPLLVASAVAIAVQWVVVVGGLEAEHDLGRGAAAGVATFFAAIALVIAAV
- the dcd gene encoding dCTP deaminase, encoding MILSDADILDRLAEGDLAIEPLDDVDQQVQPASVDLRLGERFLEFQRTNIPCIHPTDAGEVSEYVTETTVDEGDEFILHPGDFVLGTTAERVAIPDDLVAHVEGRSSLGRLAIVVHATAGLCDPGYEGQITLELSNLGTAPVALSPGMRVSQLTFTELKRPAERPYGAERGSKYQGQDGPQASRIGDDPEFAGEAGDGREGGDGPESGGGGTRSGGDTR
- a CDS encoding thiamine-phosphate synthase family protein — encoded protein: MRFIEEVVVDEFLPTVRSMLAEDLRDRGFTQSEVASALGISQSAVSKYAAGDVARHERIVADERVRDLVERVGEGLASGDLTPVAALVEIEVLIRQLEEGDLLADLHEAAMPALADADVEFSVHDPDSGLRERERVLTSVRRGLRTLTNASGFAGLIPNVGANVAECVDDARAIDDVAAVPGRLVDVKGRAMVPGEPEFGVSEHVATVLLAAREGGATARGAVNVRYDPDTVEALAESHPTVEFDAERPTREAVADAVAAADSPADGDGGTLVLYQTGAVGIEPIVYVLAPTASEAAAIVRDIL
- a CDS encoding pyridoxamine 5'-phosphate oxidase family protein yields the protein MTDADAVRMADDERDEFLGRSGTGVLSLSTDGDEPPHSVPVSYGYDPVEETFYFRLAVGADSGKANAADRRVTFVAYGRDDGRWKSVVASGRLVSTSDDASATESLAGLERTAEIPIVDVFGEPTSEVAFEYYRLDPERLTGRAEGAMEP
- the metG gene encoding methionine--tRNA ligase, producing the protein MSHDDYPTDRPAVVTCGLPYANGDLHIGHLRTYVGGDVYSRALDRLGQETAFVSGSDMHGTPVAVNAEQEGVSPEAFALDWHERYAETFPKFNVEFDNYGHTHDETNTALTQELVRDLDEAGHLYEKEIMVAYDPVDDQYLPDRYVEGTCPYCGAHARGDECDEGCQRHLEPGEVEDPESTITGNPAEYRERTHQFFAVSEFADYLSDFLDRLEGTSNARNQPREWIEQGLQDWCITRDMDWGIDLPGENPQDLVLYVWVDAPIEYIASTKQYSERVGADAFDWEAAWKEGASDEHPEGGEIVHVIGRDIIQHHTIFWPAMLEATDHAEPRAVMASGFVTLDGKGFSTSRDRAVWADEYLDEGFHPDPLRYYLATNGGFQQDVDFSWEKFAERVNTELVGTVGNFLYRSLLFAHRNYEDGPDADAPSDDVAARIDEAVDEFAAAVNDYSVRALGDAVTDLARYGNEYIQRNEPWKLVDEEPVEAEQVIYDCVALAKAIAVLFEPLAPEKSERLWAQLGEPGSVHEATVEAAREGPAGDLSEPTELFEQVEDERVADLNEKLEARVAEAESDDADDESGADDESGADDESGADDEGDEPDATEDNDMSDIEPISDDRIGFEQFQELDIRVGRIEAAEGIEGADDLVELTVDLGAETRTIVAGLKQLHEVNELPDTKVIVLANMEKAELFGVESNGMVLAAGEDADLLTTYEDAAPGTKVK